The proteins below are encoded in one region of Shewanella putrefaciens:
- a CDS encoding HlyD family secretion protein, giving the protein MTPDQQFARLVKIAMLGFALVFGYFMFADTVMPLTPQAMATRVVTKVTPQISGKIQTIAVTNNQAVAKGDLLFQVDPTPYELAVSQAKLALEQVRQDNAELDASLLAAKADVNASRTTAEQKRREAKRLDALYATHGVSLQQRDQADSDADAAEANLLAANARLEKLKVSRGVYGENNLKVRQANNQLEQAELNLSYTQIRADQDGIVTNLQLEVGSFAAVGQPLLALVSDKFDIIADFREKSLRGVNASSTALIAFDGDPGRLYRATVSSVDAGVSAGQFDANGRLAAPQESDRWVRDAQRLRLHLILDGDGMKDLPAGARATVQLLPENSLFGLLAKVQIKVISLLHYIY; this is encoded by the coding sequence ATGACACCGGATCAACAATTTGCCCGCTTAGTCAAAATTGCCATGCTCGGTTTTGCATTGGTATTTGGCTATTTTATGTTTGCCGACACTGTGATGCCATTAACGCCGCAAGCCATGGCGACTCGAGTTGTCACTAAAGTGACGCCGCAGATCAGCGGGAAAATCCAGACCATAGCCGTGACGAATAACCAAGCCGTTGCCAAGGGAGACTTGCTGTTTCAAGTCGATCCAACCCCCTATGAGTTGGCCGTATCACAGGCTAAATTGGCCCTAGAGCAAGTTCGCCAAGACAATGCCGAGTTAGATGCTTCACTCTTAGCGGCCAAGGCGGATGTGAATGCCAGCCGAACCACTGCGGAACAAAAACGCCGAGAAGCAAAGCGCCTCGATGCCCTATATGCCACCCACGGCGTATCGCTGCAACAGCGGGATCAGGCCGATAGTGATGCCGATGCGGCAGAAGCGAATCTACTCGCGGCCAATGCCCGCCTCGAAAAACTTAAGGTTAGCCGTGGCGTTTATGGTGAAAATAACCTCAAGGTGCGCCAGGCTAACAACCAATTAGAGCAAGCGGAGCTGAATTTATCCTATACCCAAATTCGTGCCGATCAGGATGGGATAGTGACCAACCTGCAGCTCGAAGTTGGAAGTTTTGCCGCTGTTGGCCAACCTTTACTCGCATTAGTCTCTGATAAATTTGATATTATTGCCGATTTTCGTGAAAAAAGCCTAAGGGGTGTTAATGCCTCTTCAACCGCGTTGATCGCCTTCGATGGTGACCCCGGCCGTTTATACCGAGCGACGGTGAGCAGTGTCGATGCTGGGGTGAGTGCGGGGCAATTTGATGCCAATGGTCGTTTAGCGGCGCCACAGGAGTCGGATCGTTGGGTCCGTGATGCCCAAAGACTCAGATTGCACTTAATTTTAGATGGCGATGGGATGAAAGACCTACCCGCAGGCGCGCGCGCCACAGTGCAATTGCTACCAGAGAACAGCCTATTTGGCTTGCTCGCTAAGGTGCAGATTAAGGTGATTAGCCTGTTGCATTACATCTATTAA
- a CDS encoding DUF2955 domain-containing protein, which yields MLLRHSPLTANDLRQCLRIATGGTIGFTLCKIFGWSNGVFFTVTPMLLLGLVPVMSGHAMRQLLASSAMAGLEVGLLGGLFGSHPGLMTPIVFLLFLYRFAAMSRGSLFLFGANGVLSLSIMLHFASYPGVDLNDLIFSNFWATALSVVIAYAMTVLWPDVEPRAAYKPGPKAPHRMRHEALLGASIATLSFLVFQIFDLRDSMSAQATTLLLLFPMHWNGALDYARKRAIGTLLGVAFGVLVQLLLYDWSGLLILIVPLLWIGLMIFSQAHVREANGSGVGFGAMTTLGILFGQYLTPGNDLIFSALYRVSSIFVAIVGTLFLCYLIHKLLNSFESTRFGY from the coding sequence ATGTTACTACGCCATAGCCCATTGACGGCCAATGACTTACGCCAGTGCTTACGCATTGCGACAGGGGGGACGATAGGTTTTACCCTGTGTAAGATTTTTGGTTGGAGTAACGGGGTATTTTTCACTGTCACCCCTATGTTATTACTCGGGTTAGTGCCTGTGATGAGTGGCCACGCCATGCGCCAGTTATTGGCCTCATCGGCGATGGCTGGATTAGAGGTTGGGTTGCTCGGCGGTTTATTTGGCAGCCATCCCGGCTTGATGACTCCCATAGTGTTTTTGCTGTTTTTATATCGGTTTGCGGCCATGTCCCGCGGCAGTTTGTTCCTCTTTGGCGCCAACGGTGTGCTCAGCTTAAGTATCATGCTGCACTTTGCCAGTTATCCCGGGGTTGATTTAAACGATTTAATCTTCAGTAATTTTTGGGCGACCGCACTGTCGGTGGTTATCGCCTACGCTATGACGGTACTCTGGCCCGATGTCGAGCCAAGGGCCGCTTACAAACCTGGGCCTAAGGCGCCACATCGGATGCGTCACGAAGCTTTGCTCGGTGCCAGTATTGCGACCTTATCCTTCTTGGTGTTTCAAATATTTGATCTGCGGGATTCGATGTCGGCGCAGGCAACGACCCTGTTGCTGCTATTCCCAATGCATTGGAATGGAGCACTCGACTATGCCCGTAAGCGTGCCATAGGGACTCTGCTGGGGGTGGCGTTTGGGGTATTAGTGCAGTTGCTGCTCTATGATTGGTCAGGCTTATTGATATTAATCGTGCCTCTGCTGTGGATTGGGCTGATGATTTTTAGCCAAGCCCATGTCAGGGAAGCCAATGGCTCTGGTGTCGGTTTTGGGGCTATGACCACACTCGGCATCCTATTTGGCCAATATCTGACTCCGGGTAATGACTTAATTTTTAGCGCGCTTTATCGGGTGAGCAGTATTTTTGTGGCGATAGTCGGCACCTTATTCCTCTGTTACTTGATCCATAAGTTATTGAATAGTTTTGAATCGACAAGGTTTGGTTATTAA
- a CDS encoding c-type cytochrome has protein sequence MNIKIKTLATGLTLLSGYAMASVALAAEATAIPQPAQICVTCHGVEGQGIEPLGPRLAGLSKDYITTQLQHFQAGVRQNATMMPMAMMLQGDGIEQVASYFSTKPTADVKPVIRGEQVTFSDDTARLAYQGDWSRGLPACVTCHGPSALGGGLFPRLAGQQASYIKTQLLAWQAGTRKGDVDGMMASVANKLTAAEVDALANYFANLK, from the coding sequence ATGAATATTAAAATTAAAACATTAGCCACAGGCTTAACACTATTAAGCGGTTACGCTATGGCATCGGTTGCCCTCGCCGCAGAAGCAACCGCAATCCCACAACCGGCACAAATCTGTGTGACTTGCCACGGAGTGGAGGGGCAGGGAATTGAACCTCTCGGCCCTCGATTAGCCGGATTATCAAAAGACTATATCACGACGCAATTGCAGCATTTTCAGGCGGGCGTTCGCCAAAATGCGACCATGATGCCGATGGCGATGATGCTTCAAGGTGATGGTATCGAACAAGTCGCCAGTTATTTCTCCACTAAGCCAACCGCTGACGTCAAGCCCGTTATCCGCGGTGAGCAGGTTACTTTTAGCGATGATACCGCCCGTTTAGCCTACCAAGGTGATTGGTCCCGTGGTTTACCCGCCTGCGTGACCTGCCATGGTCCTTCGGCGCTGGGTGGCGGCCTATTCCCCCGTTTAGCGGGTCAACAGGCGAGTTACATCAAAACGCAATTATTGGCATGGCAGGCTGGCACCCGTAAGGGGGATGTCGATGGCATGATGGCAAGTGTTGCCAACAAGCTGACCGCCGCCGAGGTTGATGCCTTAGCGAACTACTTTGCTAATTTGAAATAA
- a CDS encoding c-type cytochrome produces the protein MKYSAMLLLAALGPLTVQAQAETEPVQERPDKQAPLPAFPKVADQTYLTPRPLSAIPEGAFGDKVRLGYQLFVNTQQLRDKYVGNELNCANCHMDAGRKANASPLWGAYFAYPAFRKKDNKVSSFEERIQGCFNYSMNGKAPPAGSPELVALSAYAYWLGMGGLMDEANLNGPVPELSDAELVKGGKREDFPLPETLAKAMTVEQRANLPGRAYPEIPKPEQAYSPERGKAVYVAHCQTCHGVDGQGQAIAGVYALPPLWGPQSYNWGAGMHRVNTAAFFIYENMPFGKSMQLTNQQAWDVAAYINSHERPQDPRNKGDVKQAQEKYHNDSDYYGVEVDGKVLGTQAYPIFPKKS, from the coding sequence ATGAAATATTCCGCAATGTTATTACTGGCCGCGCTGGGGCCGTTAACCGTGCAGGCGCAAGCTGAAACGGAGCCAGTGCAAGAGCGCCCAGATAAGCAAGCTCCGCTGCCTGCTTTCCCTAAAGTTGCCGATCAAACCTATCTCACCCCTAGGCCTTTGAGCGCTATCCCCGAAGGTGCCTTTGGTGACAAAGTGCGTTTAGGTTATCAACTGTTTGTGAATACCCAGCAGTTGCGTGATAAGTATGTGGGTAACGAGCTTAACTGCGCTAACTGCCATATGGATGCGGGCCGTAAAGCCAATGCATCACCCCTCTGGGGCGCTTATTTTGCTTATCCGGCCTTTCGTAAAAAAGACAATAAAGTCAGTAGCTTTGAAGAACGCATCCAAGGTTGCTTTAACTATTCGATGAATGGTAAAGCTCCGCCAGCGGGGAGTCCTGAGTTAGTGGCGCTTTCTGCCTACGCTTATTGGTTAGGCATGGGTGGCTTGATGGATGAAGCCAATCTTAATGGTCCAGTACCAGAGTTAAGCGATGCTGAGCTTGTTAAAGGTGGTAAACGGGAGGATTTCCCTCTCCCAGAAACCTTGGCTAAGGCAATGACAGTTGAGCAGCGTGCTAATCTGCCGGGCCGAGCTTACCCTGAGATCCCTAAACCCGAACAAGCCTATTCACCCGAACGTGGCAAAGCCGTGTATGTCGCCCATTGCCAAACCTGCCACGGTGTTGATGGTCAAGGTCAAGCCATTGCGGGTGTGTATGCTCTGCCGCCTTTGTGGGGACCTCAAAGTTATAACTGGGGTGCAGGAATGCACAGGGTCAATACCGCCGCATTTTTTATCTATGAAAACATGCCCTTCGGTAAGAGTATGCAGCTAACGAACCAACAGGCTTGGGATGTAGCGGCTTACATCAACTCCCACGAACGCCCACAGGACCCTCGTAACAAGGGTGATGTGAAGCAGGCGCAGGAAAAATACCATAATGACAGCGATTACTATGGTGTCGAGGTCGATGGCAAAGTGTTAGGCACTCAGGCCTACCCGATTTTTCCTAAGAAGTCCTAG